The Vicia villosa cultivar HV-30 ecotype Madison, WI linkage group LG1, Vvil1.0, whole genome shotgun sequence genome includes a region encoding these proteins:
- the LOC131627047 gene encoding tRNA wybutosine-synthesizing protein 2/3/4 isoform X2 encodes MEFEKRKSSTLASLNSTESDKSPKGSLDTPIIPLINTLNQNPNFFTTSSCSGRISILSQPISPIPSPQTKKKAKGGTWLFVSHHPAEPDSVVSLLFPSESTHSPDSSPISELVFRFEPLIIAIECRDLSSAHSLVSLAISSGFRESGITNANKRVIIAIRCSIRMEVPLGDTDKIMVTDEYVRYLVRVGNEKMEANRNRTERFLRLLQSNGSMLEDSSNHLSPRNGGELVCNHVQLENESQLTNGFVGSPGFNLPIAHIEIVGEPVEKLFLWGHSACALDNADHKKVIVCGGFGGLGRHARRNDLLLLDPYSGNLETIDTFGCACPSPRLGHTASLVGDLMFVIGGRTGPDKILSDVWSLDTTKNCWKLLQCGGSIFPPRHRHAAAVMGSNIYVFGGLDNDVIFSSFYVLDTINLQWKEIPVSGEWPYARHSHAMVASDSQIFMFGGYDGRKVLGDLYSFDVQMGQWKKEITAGRNPHARFSHSIFVYKNYLGVLGGCPVTQHYQELAILDLKLRVWKHVTLDSVGKDLFVRSTSNVVGDDLVIVGGGASCYAFGTKFSEPAKVSLLHLVHSHDDFMPFENQRHHMIGQNGVMKGNMVENSQGFLLEHVPNISENESLCFNDNVPHINGQSQTIPLHCVLQLEKKYAKQGKDILKKFGWLDLGRKAYSEEGGVHICFPVCKELYTVFHERSCHSGDDAIDRENEIPLLKPLTQEGYLLNKLSCSEALTLLHEYGAILLEDKVVETKKAAMSPLKVMTEVVTSLIEKKGLPTELLDELPARWDRIGDIVILPATSFKNILWNSIAEDLWLAVAKSLKAHRLARQGPVAATGTRDSTLEILVGDDGWVNHRENGIFYSFDATKCMFSWGNLSEKLRMAKLDCKDEVIVDLFAGIGYFTLPFLVRAQAKLVYACEWNPHAIEALRHNLQSNSVADRCILLEGDNRNTAPKGVADRVCLGLIPSSECSWVTAVRALRKEGGVLHVHGNTKDSEECQWVDHVLKSISEIARSEGYYWEVSIEHVERVKWYAPHIRHVVADVRCREIQR; translated from the exons ATGGAGTTCGAAAAGCGAAAATCATCAACACTAGCCTCACTAAACTCCACAGAATCCGACAAATCCCCAAAAGGTTCCTTAGACACACCAATCATCCCTCTCATCAACACTctcaaccaaaaccctaatttcttcaccACAAGCTCTTGCTCCGGCAGAATTTCCATCCTCTCTCAACCCATCTCTCCAATTCCATCTCCCCAAACAAAGAAAAAGGCCAAAGGCGGAACCTGGCTCTTCGTTTCTCACCACCCCGCAGAACCTGATTCGGTCGTTTCACTTCTCTTCCCATCCGAGTCAACTCACTCCCCTGATTCTTCCCCTATTTCCGAACTCGTTTTCAGATTTGAACCTCTTATAATCGCGATTGAGTGCAGAGATCTTTCTTCTGCTCATTCGTTGGTTTCTCTTGCGATTTCTTCTGGTTTCAGAGAATCTGGGATTACCAATGCGAACAAACGTGTTATCATTGCGATTCGTTGTTCGATACGCATGGAAGTTCCGTTGGGTGATACTGATAAGATTATGGTTACGGATGAGTATGTGAGGTACCTTGTTCGAGTTGGGAATGAGAAAATGGAAGCGAATAGGAATAGGACTGAGAGATTTCTGAGATTGTTGCAGTCTAATGGATCAATGCTTGAGGATAGTAGTAACCATTTGTCGCCGAGGAATGGTGGAGAGCTTGTTTGCAATCATGTTCAATTGGAAAATGAATCTCAGTTAACAAATG GGTTTGTTGGTTCGCCTGGGTTTAATCTGCCAATTGCCCATATTGAAATTGTTGGTGAACCAGTGGAAAAACTTTTCCTATGGGGTCACTCTGCTTGTGCTTTGGATAATGCTGACCACAAGAAAGTCATTGTATGTGGTGGCTTTGGAGGGCTTGGGAGACATGCTAGACGAAATGATTTGTTGCTGCTTGATCCATATTCTGGCAATCTTGAAACAATTGACACTTTTGGATGTGCCTGTCCATCTCCACGGTTAGGCCATACAGCTTCCTTAGTTGGAGATTTAATGTTTGTGATTGGAGGTCGAACTGGTCCTGATAAAATTCTGAGTGACGTATGGAGTCTTGATACAACTAAGAATTGTTGGAAGCTACTGCAATGTGGTGGCAGTATCTTTCCTCCCAG GCATCGCCATGCTGCAGCTGTAATGGGGTCAAACATTTATGTATTTGGAGGACTTGATAACGATGTTATCTTTTCCTCCTTTTATGTTCTTGACACAATTAATTTacaatggaaagaaattccagtttCAGGGGAATGGCCATATGCACGTCACTCTCATGCAATGGTAGCATCTGACTCTCAGATTTTTATGTTTGGAGGATATGATGGTAGGAAAGTACTTGGGGATCTGTATAGCTTTGATGTTCAGATGGGTCAGTGGAAGAAGGAAATAACAGCCGGAAGGAATCCACATGCCAGGTTCTCCCACTCGATTTTTGTCTATAAGAATTATCTTGGAGTTCTTGGTGGGTGTCCAGTAACACAGCATTATCAAGAGTTGGCTATACTTGATTTGAAGCTTCGTGTATGGAAGCATGTTACCCTTGATTCTGTAGGTAAAGATTTATTTGTGCGTAGTACATCCAATGTCGTCGGTGATGATCTTGTCATAGTTGGGGGTGGTGCATCATGCTATGCATTTGGTACCAAGTTTAGTGAGCCGGCGAAAGTCAGCCTGCTCCATTTAGTTCATTCACATGATGATTTCATGCCTTTCGAAAACCAAAGACATCATATGATTGGCCAAAATGGAGTGATGAAAGGGAATATGGTTGAAAATTCTCAAGGATTCCTACTTGAACATGTACCAAATATATCTGAAAATGAAAGTTTATGTTTTAATGATAACGTGCCTCACATCAATGGTCAAAGTCAGACGATTCCATTGCATTGTGTTTTACAACTAGAGAAGAAATATGCAAAACAGGGTAAGGATATATTGAAGAAATTTGGATGGTTAGACTTAGGAAGGAAGGCATACTCTGAAGAGGGTGGAGTACATATCTGTTTTCCCGTATGTAAAGAGCTTTATACTGTATTTCATGAAAGGAGTTGTCATTCAGGAGATGATGCAATAGATCGGGAAAATGAAATTCCACTTTTGAAACCACTTACACAAGAAGGATACTTGTTAAATAAGTTGTCCTGCTCTGAAGCATTGACTCTTCTCCATGAATATGGGGCTATTCTGCTGGAAGATAAGGTTGTTGAAACAAAAAAAGCTGCAATGTCTCCTTTGAAAGTAATGACTGAAGTAGTAACATCTTTGATCGAGAAAAAAGGCCTACCGACTGAGCTTCTAGATGAACTGCCAGCAag GTGGGATCGGATCGGTGATATTGTTATACTTCCGGCTACTTCATTCAAGAATATATTGTGGAACTCTATTGCCGAAGACCTCTGGCTAGCTGTTGCCAAATCACTCAAGGCACACCGCCTTGCTCGTCAA GGCCCAGTTGCTGCAACTGGTACAAGAGATAGTACATTAGAGATTCTTGTTGGAGATGATGGTTGGGTCAACCATCGAGAAAACGGAATATTCTATTCTTTTGATGCTACAAAATGCATGTTCTCATGGGGTAATCTTTCTGAGAAGCTCCGGATGGCCAAGTTGGATTGTAAAGATGAGGTTATAGTAGATCTGTTTGCGGGCATTGGTTACTTTACGCTACCTTTTCTTGTCAG GGCCCAGGCAAAACTTGTATATGCATGTGAGTGGAATCCTCATGCTATTGAAGCACTACGACATAATCTACAATCAAATTCTGTGGCTGACCGTTGTATCCTACTTGAAGGAGATAATCGAAATACAGCTCCCAAG GGTGTGGCTGATAGAGTCTGTCTTGGTCTCATTCCATCTAGTGAATGTAGCTGGGTCACAGCTGTGAGGGCTTTAAG GAAAGAAGGTGGAGTATTACATGTTCATGGAAATACGAAAGACTCAGAAGAGTGTCAATGGGTTGA
- the LOC131643332 gene encoding uncharacterized protein LOC131643332, translating to MPIPPKIPFIDEMSVFMHKYIKQIINVLGDGNCGYQAVSALLGNGEDSHTLIRHQLIQEFKTHKDSYTQLYGEEVNFEAVYDAIVPWLGAYAPVSKWMRFPEMRHLIACAYNKMVRKIETFCRSLLETGCPIPPTPLEWTLHHTADAEMWSNLFVDIMYEFERLNNIEKESNAEKSKLEPPIDLAGDSTFDLF from the exons ATGCCTATTCCACCGAAAATTCCATTCATCGATGAGATGTcagtttttatgcacaaatacatcaaGCAGATCATCAATGTTTTGGGGGACGGTAATTGTGGTTACCAGGCCGTCTCAGCTTTGCTTGGTAATGGAGAGGATAGCCATACTCTTATCCGTCATCAACTTATCCAAGAGTTCAAGACGCATAAAGACTCGTACACACAGTTATATGGAGAGGAAGTTAATTTTGAAGCGGTTTACGATGCTATAGTTCCTTGGTTGGGCGCTTACGCACCAGTGTCAAAATGGATGAGATTCCCGGAAATGAGACATCTTATTGCATGTGCATATAATAAG ATGGTTCGCAAAATCGAGACATTTTGTAGAAGTTTACTTGAAACTGGATGCCCCATACCACCTACGCCACTGGAATGGACGCTTCATCATACCGCAGATGCCGAGATGTGGTCAAATCTTTTTGTTGATATAATGTACGAATTCGAAAGATTAAACAACATCGAAAAGGAATCGAATGcggaaaagtcaaaattggaaccaccaatagatttagctGGCGACAGtacttttgatttgttttga
- the LOC131627047 gene encoding tRNA wybutosine-synthesizing protein 2/3/4 isoform X1 encodes MEFEKRKSSTLASLNSTESDKSPKGSLDTPIIPLINTLNQNPNFFTTSSCSGRISILSQPISPIPSPQTKKKAKGGTWLFVSHHPAEPDSVVSLLFPSESTHSPDSSPISELVFRFEPLIIAIECRDLSSAHSLVSLAISSGFRESGITNANKRVIIAIRCSIRMEVPLGDTDKIMVTDEYVRYLVRVGNEKMEANRNRTERFLRLLQSNGSMLEDSSNHLSPRNGGELVCNHVQLENESQLTNGNASETSSGFVGSPGFNLPIAHIEIVGEPVEKLFLWGHSACALDNADHKKVIVCGGFGGLGRHARRNDLLLLDPYSGNLETIDTFGCACPSPRLGHTASLVGDLMFVIGGRTGPDKILSDVWSLDTTKNCWKLLQCGGSIFPPRHRHAAAVMGSNIYVFGGLDNDVIFSSFYVLDTINLQWKEIPVSGEWPYARHSHAMVASDSQIFMFGGYDGRKVLGDLYSFDVQMGQWKKEITAGRNPHARFSHSIFVYKNYLGVLGGCPVTQHYQELAILDLKLRVWKHVTLDSVGKDLFVRSTSNVVGDDLVIVGGGASCYAFGTKFSEPAKVSLLHLVHSHDDFMPFENQRHHMIGQNGVMKGNMVENSQGFLLEHVPNISENESLCFNDNVPHINGQSQTIPLHCVLQLEKKYAKQGKDILKKFGWLDLGRKAYSEEGGVHICFPVCKELYTVFHERSCHSGDDAIDRENEIPLLKPLTQEGYLLNKLSCSEALTLLHEYGAILLEDKVVETKKAAMSPLKVMTEVVTSLIEKKGLPTELLDELPARWDRIGDIVILPATSFKNILWNSIAEDLWLAVAKSLKAHRLARQGPVAATGTRDSTLEILVGDDGWVNHRENGIFYSFDATKCMFSWGNLSEKLRMAKLDCKDEVIVDLFAGIGYFTLPFLVRAQAKLVYACEWNPHAIEALRHNLQSNSVADRCILLEGDNRNTAPKGVADRVCLGLIPSSECSWVTAVRALRKEGGVLHVHGNTKDSEECQWVDHVLKSISEIARSEGYYWEVSIEHVERVKWYAPHIRHVVADVRCREIQR; translated from the exons ATGGAGTTCGAAAAGCGAAAATCATCAACACTAGCCTCACTAAACTCCACAGAATCCGACAAATCCCCAAAAGGTTCCTTAGACACACCAATCATCCCTCTCATCAACACTctcaaccaaaaccctaatttcttcaccACAAGCTCTTGCTCCGGCAGAATTTCCATCCTCTCTCAACCCATCTCTCCAATTCCATCTCCCCAAACAAAGAAAAAGGCCAAAGGCGGAACCTGGCTCTTCGTTTCTCACCACCCCGCAGAACCTGATTCGGTCGTTTCACTTCTCTTCCCATCCGAGTCAACTCACTCCCCTGATTCTTCCCCTATTTCCGAACTCGTTTTCAGATTTGAACCTCTTATAATCGCGATTGAGTGCAGAGATCTTTCTTCTGCTCATTCGTTGGTTTCTCTTGCGATTTCTTCTGGTTTCAGAGAATCTGGGATTACCAATGCGAACAAACGTGTTATCATTGCGATTCGTTGTTCGATACGCATGGAAGTTCCGTTGGGTGATACTGATAAGATTATGGTTACGGATGAGTATGTGAGGTACCTTGTTCGAGTTGGGAATGAGAAAATGGAAGCGAATAGGAATAGGACTGAGAGATTTCTGAGATTGTTGCAGTCTAATGGATCAATGCTTGAGGATAGTAGTAACCATTTGTCGCCGAGGAATGGTGGAGAGCTTGTTTGCAATCATGTTCAATTGGAAAATGAATCTCAGTTAACAAATGGTAATGCTTCCGAAACCTCATCAG GGTTTGTTGGTTCGCCTGGGTTTAATCTGCCAATTGCCCATATTGAAATTGTTGGTGAACCAGTGGAAAAACTTTTCCTATGGGGTCACTCTGCTTGTGCTTTGGATAATGCTGACCACAAGAAAGTCATTGTATGTGGTGGCTTTGGAGGGCTTGGGAGACATGCTAGACGAAATGATTTGTTGCTGCTTGATCCATATTCTGGCAATCTTGAAACAATTGACACTTTTGGATGTGCCTGTCCATCTCCACGGTTAGGCCATACAGCTTCCTTAGTTGGAGATTTAATGTTTGTGATTGGAGGTCGAACTGGTCCTGATAAAATTCTGAGTGACGTATGGAGTCTTGATACAACTAAGAATTGTTGGAAGCTACTGCAATGTGGTGGCAGTATCTTTCCTCCCAG GCATCGCCATGCTGCAGCTGTAATGGGGTCAAACATTTATGTATTTGGAGGACTTGATAACGATGTTATCTTTTCCTCCTTTTATGTTCTTGACACAATTAATTTacaatggaaagaaattccagtttCAGGGGAATGGCCATATGCACGTCACTCTCATGCAATGGTAGCATCTGACTCTCAGATTTTTATGTTTGGAGGATATGATGGTAGGAAAGTACTTGGGGATCTGTATAGCTTTGATGTTCAGATGGGTCAGTGGAAGAAGGAAATAACAGCCGGAAGGAATCCACATGCCAGGTTCTCCCACTCGATTTTTGTCTATAAGAATTATCTTGGAGTTCTTGGTGGGTGTCCAGTAACACAGCATTATCAAGAGTTGGCTATACTTGATTTGAAGCTTCGTGTATGGAAGCATGTTACCCTTGATTCTGTAGGTAAAGATTTATTTGTGCGTAGTACATCCAATGTCGTCGGTGATGATCTTGTCATAGTTGGGGGTGGTGCATCATGCTATGCATTTGGTACCAAGTTTAGTGAGCCGGCGAAAGTCAGCCTGCTCCATTTAGTTCATTCACATGATGATTTCATGCCTTTCGAAAACCAAAGACATCATATGATTGGCCAAAATGGAGTGATGAAAGGGAATATGGTTGAAAATTCTCAAGGATTCCTACTTGAACATGTACCAAATATATCTGAAAATGAAAGTTTATGTTTTAATGATAACGTGCCTCACATCAATGGTCAAAGTCAGACGATTCCATTGCATTGTGTTTTACAACTAGAGAAGAAATATGCAAAACAGGGTAAGGATATATTGAAGAAATTTGGATGGTTAGACTTAGGAAGGAAGGCATACTCTGAAGAGGGTGGAGTACATATCTGTTTTCCCGTATGTAAAGAGCTTTATACTGTATTTCATGAAAGGAGTTGTCATTCAGGAGATGATGCAATAGATCGGGAAAATGAAATTCCACTTTTGAAACCACTTACACAAGAAGGATACTTGTTAAATAAGTTGTCCTGCTCTGAAGCATTGACTCTTCTCCATGAATATGGGGCTATTCTGCTGGAAGATAAGGTTGTTGAAACAAAAAAAGCTGCAATGTCTCCTTTGAAAGTAATGACTGAAGTAGTAACATCTTTGATCGAGAAAAAAGGCCTACCGACTGAGCTTCTAGATGAACTGCCAGCAag GTGGGATCGGATCGGTGATATTGTTATACTTCCGGCTACTTCATTCAAGAATATATTGTGGAACTCTATTGCCGAAGACCTCTGGCTAGCTGTTGCCAAATCACTCAAGGCACACCGCCTTGCTCGTCAA GGCCCAGTTGCTGCAACTGGTACAAGAGATAGTACATTAGAGATTCTTGTTGGAGATGATGGTTGGGTCAACCATCGAGAAAACGGAATATTCTATTCTTTTGATGCTACAAAATGCATGTTCTCATGGGGTAATCTTTCTGAGAAGCTCCGGATGGCCAAGTTGGATTGTAAAGATGAGGTTATAGTAGATCTGTTTGCGGGCATTGGTTACTTTACGCTACCTTTTCTTGTCAG GGCCCAGGCAAAACTTGTATATGCATGTGAGTGGAATCCTCATGCTATTGAAGCACTACGACATAATCTACAATCAAATTCTGTGGCTGACCGTTGTATCCTACTTGAAGGAGATAATCGAAATACAGCTCCCAAG GGTGTGGCTGATAGAGTCTGTCTTGGTCTCATTCCATCTAGTGAATGTAGCTGGGTCACAGCTGTGAGGGCTTTAAG GAAAGAAGGTGGAGTATTACATGTTCATGGAAATACGAAAGACTCAGAAGAGTGTCAATGGGTTGA